A stretch of Dietzia lutea DNA encodes these proteins:
- the rpsP gene encoding 30S ribosomal protein S16, with protein sequence MAVKIKLTRLGKIRNPQYRVVVADARTRRDGRAIETIGLYRPKEEPSFIQIDSDRAQYWLGVGAQPTEAVEQLLKVTGDWQKFKGIEGAEGTLRTPEPKPSKLDLFNKALEEAQGEPSAEAITAKRKADKAKKADEAKKAEQEAAAATDSAEGEAASADAETAEA encoded by the coding sequence ATGGCCGTCAAGATCAAGCTCACCCGACTCGGCAAGATCCGCAACCCGCAGTACCGGGTCGTCGTCGCCGACGCCCGCACCCGCCGCGACGGCCGTGCGATCGAGACCATCGGCCTCTACCGTCCGAAGGAGGAGCCGAGCTTCATCCAGATCGACTCCGATCGCGCGCAGTACTGGCTCGGCGTCGGCGCCCAGCCGACCGAGGCCGTCGAGCAGCTGCTCAAGGTCACGGGCGACTGGCAGAAGTTCAAGGGCATCGAGGGCGCCGAGGGCACCCTTCGTACCCCGGAGCCCAAGCCCTCCAAGCTGGACCTGTTCAACAAGGCGCTCGAGGAGGCCCAGGGCGAGCCGTCCGCCGAGGCCATCACCGCCAAGCGCAAGGCCGACAAGGCGAAGAAGGCCGATGAGGCCAAGAAGGCCGAGCAGGAGGCCGCCGCGGCGACCGACTCCGCCGAGGGCGAGGCCGCGTCGGCTGACGCCGAGACCGCCGAGGCCTGA
- a CDS encoding RNA-binding protein, translating into MNDMVVDAVDHLVRGIVSDPDAVSVRSSGGRRGTVIRVAVAPEDLGRVIGRGGRTASAIRTIVSAVGGEGIRVDVVDTDR; encoded by the coding sequence ATGAACGACATGGTCGTCGACGCCGTCGACCACCTCGTCCGCGGAATCGTGTCGGATCCCGACGCGGTCTCCGTGCGGTCGAGTGGTGGTCGGCGCGGCACCGTGATCCGGGTCGCGGTCGCGCCCGAGGATCTCGGCCGTGTCATCGGCCGGGGCGGTCGCACCGCCTCCGCGATCCGGACGATCGTCTCCGCCGTCGGGGGAGAGGGAATCCGGGTCGACGTGGTCGACACCGACCGCTGA